A stretch of Thermomicrobium roseum DSM 5159 DNA encodes these proteins:
- a CDS encoding uracil-DNA glycosylase has protein sequence MDRTVDRLSALAQRIVACAACPRLVAYRAAVAQAKRRAYRDEDYWGKPVPGFGDPQARVIVVGLAPAAHGGNRTGRMFTGDASGDFLYRALYRVGLANQPVSRQRGDGLALREAYITAACRCAPPDNRPTREELARCRPYLVEELGLLEQAQVLVCLGQIAFEAALAALRELGAGQPEPVGEVATPRPRFRHGALYRWPALPWRNSTLWLIASYHPSRRNTQTGLLDEAMLDAIFRTARQLADETQSNATG, from the coding sequence ATGGACCGCACGGTTGACCGACTGAGTGCACTCGCCCAGCGGATCGTCGCCTGCGCGGCCTGCCCGCGTTTGGTTGCCTATCGGGCGGCTGTCGCGCAGGCGAAGCGCCGGGCGTACCGCGACGAGGACTATTGGGGAAAGCCGGTTCCCGGCTTCGGCGATCCGCAGGCACGAGTGATCGTCGTCGGGCTGGCGCCCGCAGCGCACGGAGGGAACCGGACGGGACGGATGTTCACCGGCGATGCCTCGGGTGACTTTCTCTACCGTGCGCTGTACCGCGTGGGCTTGGCCAACCAGCCAGTGAGCCGACAGCGCGGGGATGGGCTGGCGTTGCGCGAGGCGTACATCACGGCAGCCTGCCGCTGTGCTCCTCCCGACAATCGGCCGACCCGGGAGGAACTCGCGCGCTGCCGGCCCTATCTGGTCGAGGAACTGGGGCTGCTCGAGCAGGCTCAGGTGCTCGTCTGCCTGGGCCAGATCGCGTTCGAGGCAGCACTGGCTGCCCTGCGCGAGCTCGGAGCGGGTCAGCCCGAGCCGGTAGGGGAGGTGGCGACGCCGCGGCCGCGCTTCCGGCACGGCGCGCTCTACCGGTGGCCAGCGCTCCCCTGGCGCAACAGCACGCTGTGGCTCATCGCCAGCTACCATCCCAGCCGGCGCAACACGCAGACGGGATTGCTCGACGAGGCGATGCTGGACGCGATCTTCCGGACCGCACGCCAGCTCGCCGACGAGACTCAGTCCAACGCGACCGGCTGA
- a CDS encoding TrpB-like pyridoxal phosphate-dependent enzyme, which translates to MSAAETVKFVLTEADLPTHWYNLAADLPTLPPPPIHPGTGEPVGPADLEPVFPMELILQEVSRERWIAIPGPVLDVYRLWRPTPLFRARRLERVLGTPARIYYKYEGVSPAGSHKPNTAVAQAYYNKQAGVKRLTTETGAGQWGSSLAMACAFFGMELKVYMVRASYLQKPYRRILMETWGAQCVPSPSPDTASGRRFYEQDPEHPGSLGIAISEAVEDAASRADTKYSLGSVLNHVLLHQTVIGLEALRQFELAGDYPDVIFGCVGGGSNFAGLTFPFVRDKLQGKDVRIVAVEPAACPSLTRGVYTYDFGDTARTTPLLKMHTLGHTFIPARIHAGGLRYHGMAPLVSHLYEHGLIEAIALPQTKVFEGAVLFARAEGIIPAPESAHAVRAAIDEARRCAETGEEKAILIGLSGHGHFDLAAYEAYLAGKLEDYEYPEEAVRQALAELPKVSG; encoded by the coding sequence GTGAGCGCAGCAGAGACCGTCAAGTTCGTGTTGACCGAGGCCGATCTCCCAACGCACTGGTACAACCTGGCCGCCGATCTCCCCACGCTTCCCCCACCGCCCATCCACCCAGGGACCGGGGAACCGGTGGGTCCGGCCGACCTCGAACCCGTCTTTCCGATGGAACTCATCCTCCAGGAAGTGAGCCGCGAGCGCTGGATCGCGATCCCCGGGCCGGTTCTCGACGTCTACCGACTCTGGCGACCGACGCCACTCTTCCGAGCCCGTCGGCTCGAGCGCGTGCTCGGTACACCAGCGCGCATCTACTACAAGTACGAAGGGGTCAGCCCGGCCGGGAGTCATAAGCCGAACACGGCGGTCGCCCAGGCCTACTACAACAAGCAGGCCGGCGTGAAGCGGCTCACCACCGAGACCGGAGCGGGTCAGTGGGGAAGCTCGCTCGCCATGGCCTGCGCCTTCTTCGGTATGGAACTCAAGGTGTATATGGTGCGGGCCAGCTATCTCCAGAAGCCGTACCGGCGTATCCTGATGGAGACCTGGGGAGCCCAGTGCGTCCCCAGCCCCAGTCCCGACACCGCGTCCGGCCGGCGCTTCTACGAGCAGGATCCCGAGCATCCGGGAAGCCTCGGAATCGCCATTTCCGAGGCGGTCGAGGACGCAGCCTCGCGCGCGGACACCAAGTACTCGCTCGGGAGCGTGCTCAACCACGTGCTCCTGCACCAGACGGTCATCGGGCTGGAGGCGCTCCGGCAGTTCGAGCTGGCCGGTGACTACCCGGACGTCATCTTTGGCTGTGTCGGGGGCGGTTCCAACTTCGCTGGTCTCACTTTTCCCTTCGTGCGGGACAAGCTTCAGGGGAAGGACGTGCGCATCGTCGCCGTCGAACCGGCCGCCTGCCCGTCGCTCACCCGCGGCGTCTATACCTACGACTTCGGCGATACGGCACGGACGACGCCGCTCCTCAAGATGCATACGCTCGGCCACACCTTCATCCCTGCCCGGATCCACGCCGGTGGCTTGCGCTACCATGGGATGGCACCACTGGTCAGCCACCTCTACGAGCACGGACTGATCGAGGCGATCGCGCTCCCGCAGACCAAGGTGTTCGAGGGAGCCGTTCTGTTCGCCCGTGCCGAGGGGATCATTCCCGCTCCCGAATCGGCACATGCCGTGCGCGCTGCGATCGACGAGGCCCGCCGCTGCGCCGAGACTGGCGAAGAGAAGGCGATCCTGATCGGGCTGAGCGGGCACGGCCACTTCGATCTGGCAGCCTACGAGGCCTACCTCGCCGGGAAGCTGGAAGACTACGAGTATCCCGAGGAAGCAGTCCGCCAGGCGCTCGCCGAGCTGCCGAAGGTCAGCGGCTGA
- a CDS encoding cation diffusion facilitator family transporter yields MHRHEHQHTPASLRAEYKQRALAWALGITLVFMVAEAIGGWLAGSLALLADAAHMATDAAALGLALFASLLARRPATPARSYGFYRAEVLAALANAAFLILVCAGIFWEAFQRLLHPRPVDAPLMLAIALAGLAANGAAAWVLSRGALHRHDVNLRSAFLHVLGDLLGSVAAIAAGTIIWLTGWTPVDPLLSAAIGLLVLRSAWRVLWDSVEVLLEATPAHLDPGAIRAAMRTVPGVVDVHDLHVWTVTSGFIALSGHVEVDETRPWPAVLLDLAQVLRDRFGILHVTLQPEEPAGLPEAFRGCSLDSPEGLRSCLLPLAEETTTSQR; encoded by the coding sequence ATGCACCGGCATGAGCACCAGCACACCCCGGCCAGTCTGCGGGCCGAGTACAAGCAGCGCGCGCTCGCCTGGGCGCTCGGCATCACGCTGGTCTTCATGGTGGCAGAGGCGATCGGCGGGTGGCTGGCTGGCTCGCTGGCCCTCCTGGCTGATGCCGCCCACATGGCGACCGATGCGGCAGCACTCGGACTCGCGCTGTTCGCCAGCCTGCTGGCGCGTCGACCGGCCACGCCGGCGCGCTCCTACGGCTTCTATCGGGCCGAGGTACTGGCCGCGCTGGCCAATGCCGCCTTCCTCATACTGGTTTGTGCCGGCATCTTTTGGGAAGCGTTCCAGCGCCTGCTCCATCCTCGGCCGGTCGATGCTCCGCTGATGCTCGCCATCGCGCTGGCTGGGCTGGCAGCCAATGGCGCAGCAGCGTGGGTTCTCTCGCGCGGCGCGCTGCATCGTCACGACGTCAACCTGCGGAGCGCCTTCCTGCACGTCCTCGGTGACCTGCTCGGCTCGGTCGCGGCCATCGCCGCCGGCACGATCATCTGGCTGACCGGCTGGACGCCGGTCGATCCGCTGCTCTCGGCGGCCATCGGGTTGCTCGTCCTGCGCTCCGCCTGGCGTGTGCTCTGGGACTCGGTCGAGGTCCTGCTGGAAGCCACACCGGCTCACCTCGATCCCGGCGCGATCCGCGCTGCCATGCGCACCGTCCCTGGTGTCGTCGACGTGCACGATCTCCATGTCTGGACGGTCACCAGCGGCTTCATCGCGCTGAGCGGACACGTCGAAGTGGACGAGACGCGCCCGTGGCCAGCGGTGCTCCTCGATCTCGCCCAGGTTCTGCGTGACCGCTTCGGGATCCTGCACGTGACGCTCCAACCCGAGGAACCGGCTGGGCTCCCGGAAGCATTCCGCGGCTGCTCACTCGATTCACCGGAAGGCTTGCGCAGCTGCCTCTTGCCACTGGCCGAGGAGACCACCACGAGCCAGCGTTGA
- a CDS encoding LUD domain-containing protein: MPARSKAFQRALDTALANRAQREALERTLTRYRQRRAEAFADVDFSALRTDLRRRKEAAIAQLPELVAAFQRQAEAVGASVYLARTAEDARRYIAELVQRTGARLVVKSKSMATEEIRLNEALEHAGARVVETDLGEWIVQLAGERPSHLIGPAIHKSREQIAELFSRVLGRPIAPDPPQLVEVARQELRRAFIEADIGITGANAAIAETGTLVIVTNEGNAELVATLPPIHVAVVGIDKIVPTLDDIPPLLRVLPRAGAAQKLTVRVLFVTGPTRTADIEIQLVRGAHGPRELHIVLLDNGRLAARQDPELVDALYCIRCGACSNVCPPYQVVSGHLFGHIYTGPIGLPLTAIHHGLEAVADPQSLCVSCNACETVCPVAIPIPRLILDVRARVAERLGLPFLKRAVLERWSDPRSGDRWARLAALAAAPLADRDGFLRALPLVDGATSSRHLPAPARRPLRDRLRHLAPELVGERAAPPPRFAGSRVVGQTVAFFPGCLIDRLLPEMGEAAVQVLEACGCRVVFPLEQHCCGLVANNAGDRRHARTMARQTIALLERVEADWIVTPSTSCFAAIAQDYQHLFRDEPAWRERAARAAARVVDFVTFLDRIAQLGPQEWSRPGPVVTYHDSCQSANALGLREQPRRLLSEVLGCTVVEMEESSFCCGFGGTFSLDYPELSAAILERKLRTAGATGAPLVVADNPGCLMQIRGGLHARGNPQRAVHLAELAAERLADLAGPPVEQGERTIHAPA, encoded by the coding sequence ATGCCGGCAAGAAGCAAAGCATTCCAGCGCGCGCTCGACACAGCGCTCGCCAACCGTGCCCAGCGCGAGGCGCTCGAGCGGACGCTCACCCGCTATCGCCAGCGACGGGCCGAGGCGTTCGCCGACGTCGACTTCTCCGCCCTGCGCACCGATCTCCGTCGGCGCAAGGAGGCGGCGATCGCCCAGCTTCCGGAGCTCGTCGCCGCGTTCCAGCGCCAGGCTGAGGCGGTCGGCGCGAGCGTCTATCTGGCACGCACGGCCGAAGACGCCCGCCGCTACATCGCCGAACTCGTCCAGCGCACCGGGGCTCGCCTGGTCGTCAAGTCGAAGTCGATGGCCACCGAGGAGATCCGCCTCAACGAGGCGCTCGAGCATGCCGGAGCCCGCGTCGTGGAGACCGACCTGGGTGAGTGGATCGTGCAGCTGGCTGGCGAGCGGCCGTCGCACCTGATCGGCCCAGCCATCCACAAGTCGCGCGAGCAGATCGCCGAGCTCTTCTCCCGGGTGCTCGGTCGCCCGATCGCGCCCGATCCCCCGCAGCTGGTCGAGGTCGCCCGCCAGGAACTCCGGCGCGCCTTCATCGAGGCAGATATCGGCATCACCGGCGCCAACGCCGCCATCGCCGAGACAGGCACGCTCGTCATCGTCACCAACGAGGGGAACGCCGAACTGGTCGCCACTCTCCCCCCGATTCACGTCGCGGTGGTCGGTATCGACAAGATCGTCCCCACCCTGGACGATATCCCGCCCCTGCTGCGCGTCCTGCCCCGAGCCGGTGCTGCCCAGAAACTGACCGTCCGCGTCCTCTTCGTCACCGGTCCGACCCGCACGGCCGACATCGAGATCCAGCTGGTGCGCGGCGCGCACGGGCCGCGCGAGCTGCACATCGTCCTGCTCGACAATGGGCGCCTGGCGGCGCGCCAGGATCCGGAACTGGTCGATGCCCTCTATTGCATCCGCTGCGGTGCCTGCTCGAACGTGTGCCCACCCTACCAGGTGGTCAGTGGGCATCTCTTCGGGCACATCTATACCGGCCCGATCGGCCTACCCTTGACCGCCATCCATCATGGGCTGGAGGCGGTAGCCGACCCTCAGAGTCTCTGCGTCTCCTGCAACGCCTGCGAGACCGTCTGCCCGGTCGCCATCCCGATCCCGCGCCTCATTCTCGATGTGCGCGCCCGCGTGGCCGAGCGACTCGGGCTCCCCTTCCTCAAGCGAGCCGTGCTCGAGCGCTGGAGCGACCCGCGCAGCGGCGACCGTTGGGCCCGGCTCGCGGCGCTCGCCGCTGCACCGCTGGCCGACCGCGACGGCTTCCTCCGCGCGCTGCCGCTCGTCGATGGTGCGACGAGCAGCCGGCACCTGCCGGCCCCGGCCCGGCGGCCATTGCGCGACCGGCTGCGGCACCTGGCGCCGGAGCTGGTCGGCGAACGAGCGGCCCCGCCGCCCCGCTTCGCTGGCAGCCGCGTCGTCGGCCAGACGGTCGCCTTCTTCCCCGGCTGCCTCATCGATCGGCTGTTGCCCGAGATGGGCGAAGCGGCCGTCCAGGTGCTGGAGGCCTGCGGCTGCCGCGTGGTCTTCCCGCTCGAACAGCACTGCTGCGGATTGGTGGCCAACAACGCAGGCGACCGCCGACACGCCCGCACCATGGCACGACAGACGATCGCGCTCCTCGAGCGGGTCGAGGCGGACTGGATCGTCACCCCCTCGACGAGCTGCTTCGCGGCGATCGCGCAGGACTACCAGCACCTCTTCCGCGACGAGCCGGCGTGGCGCGAGCGCGCGGCCCGCGCTGCTGCCCGCGTGGTCGACTTCGTCACCTTCCTCGACCGGATCGCCCAGCTCGGCCCGCAGGAGTGGTCGCGACCTGGCCCAGTCGTGACGTACCACGACAGCTGCCAGTCGGCCAATGCGCTCGGCTTGCGCGAGCAGCCCCGGCGCCTCCTCAGCGAGGTCCTGGGCTGTACGGTAGTGGAGATGGAGGAATCGAGCTTCTGCTGCGGGTTCGGCGGGACCTTCAGCCTGGACTACCCGGAGCTTTCGGCAGCCATCCTGGAGCGCAAGCTGCGCACGGCGGGCGCGACTGGCGCACCGCTCGTCGTAGCCGACAATCCGGGGTGTCTCATGCAGATCCGCGGCGGGCTGCACGCGCGGGGGAATCCGCAACGAGCAGTCCACCTGGCGGAACTCGCCGCCGAGCGCCTGGCCGATCTCGCAGGCCCGCCAGTGGAACAGGGAGAACGCACGATCCATGCACCGGCATGA
- a CDS encoding PucR family transcriptional regulator, whose amino-acid sequence MRVADLLDLPVLQGARVVAGASGLEARVRWVHVVDLPDPLPWIDRGMLMLSTGIAWPRQDEELADLVRRLAERGVAALGLAVPHYFARFPDPMRIAAEEVGLPLIEIPWEIPFVRITETVHQLILREQWQELERAEKLHRELMRAAARTRSLDRLVRTLGELLGRSITVEEPDGTLLAYYQRGPYEDAARQVTIESGRAPAWLQEGLAARGYLPPQGTQPYRVPAIPELGLRERVVCPIWLHGELVGLVWIIEGGEPLSGLDLRAAEHAALVFALLFAQQRELAQLEARLGYAFLNTVIEGRFSGSPEELERARALGYDPARRYRVAVIALGEPPLTVEAFQRREQVALRVRRVLRQLAAAPLVATVHDQVIALVEQEAHLERIWQELAGCGLTAVAGRAHAGPDGVRRSYREACTLLEYVSRPGLYRYEDLVLERVLAGDSEARQAFLSLWLGPLERARHGDRLVETLVHWVRARFSVNAVAEELGVHPNTVRYRLEQAGTLLGRDLSDPEAQFELQLLLRLLGREGKLPVVA is encoded by the coding sequence GTGCGCGTCGCTGATCTTCTGGATCTTCCGGTCCTGCAGGGTGCCCGGGTGGTGGCGGGAGCGAGCGGGCTGGAGGCACGGGTCCGCTGGGTCCACGTGGTCGACCTGCCCGATCCCCTACCCTGGATCGACCGCGGCATGCTGATGCTCAGCACCGGCATCGCCTGGCCGCGTCAGGACGAGGAACTGGCCGACCTGGTGCGACGATTGGCCGAACGCGGGGTGGCGGCACTGGGTCTGGCGGTTCCGCACTATTTCGCGCGCTTCCCCGACCCGATGCGGATCGCGGCCGAGGAGGTCGGTCTGCCGCTCATCGAAATCCCGTGGGAGATTCCCTTCGTCCGCATCACCGAGACGGTCCACCAGCTCATCCTGCGCGAGCAGTGGCAGGAACTGGAGCGGGCCGAGAAGCTGCACCGCGAGCTGATGCGGGCAGCGGCCCGGACGCGCAGCCTCGATCGGTTGGTCCGCACGCTGGGCGAACTCCTCGGTCGCTCGATCACGGTCGAGGAGCCGGACGGGACGCTCCTAGCGTACTACCAGCGTGGCCCCTACGAGGACGCGGCCCGGCAGGTGACGATCGAGTCGGGTCGCGCACCGGCCTGGCTGCAGGAGGGGCTGGCAGCTCGCGGCTACTTACCGCCGCAGGGCACGCAGCCGTATCGTGTCCCCGCCATCCCCGAACTGGGATTGCGCGAGCGGGTGGTCTGTCCCATCTGGCTGCACGGGGAACTGGTCGGGCTCGTCTGGATCATCGAGGGAGGTGAACCGCTGAGCGGCCTGGATCTCCGGGCGGCCGAGCATGCGGCGCTGGTGTTCGCCTTGCTCTTCGCCCAGCAGCGGGAACTCGCTCAACTGGAGGCGCGGTTGGGCTACGCCTTCCTCAACACGGTCATCGAGGGGCGCTTCAGTGGATCGCCGGAGGAGCTGGAGCGGGCACGCGCGCTCGGCTACGATCCGGCGCGGCGCTACCGCGTTGCGGTGATCGCGCTCGGTGAGCCGCCGCTCACGGTGGAAGCGTTCCAGCGGCGCGAGCAGGTGGCGCTGCGCGTCCGGCGGGTCCTGCGTCAGCTCGCGGCGGCACCGCTGGTAGCGACCGTACACGACCAGGTCATCGCGCTGGTCGAGCAGGAGGCGCACCTGGAGCGGATCTGGCAGGAGCTGGCCGGGTGCGGGCTCACCGCGGTGGCTGGGCGCGCGCACGCTGGACCGGACGGAGTACGCCGGAGCTACCGCGAGGCCTGTACCCTCCTCGAATACGTGAGCCGGCCGGGACTGTACCGCTACGAGGATCTGGTCCTGGAGCGCGTGCTCGCGGGGGACAGCGAGGCGCGCCAGGCGTTCCTTTCCCTCTGGCTCGGGCCACTCGAGCGGGCACGACACGGCGACCGGCTGGTCGAAACGCTCGTGCACTGGGTGCGAGCGCGCTTTTCGGTCAACGCGGTTGCCGAGGAACTGGGGGTGCATCCCAACACGGTCCGCTACCGGCTGGAGCAGGCGGGCACTCTGCTGGGCCGCGATCTGAGTGACCCAGAAGCGCAATTCGAGCTGCAGCTTCTCTTGCGCCTGCTCGGTCGGGAGGGGAAGCTGCCCGTCGTGGCGTGA
- a CDS encoding flagellar brake protein → MIQRPLTQPPKGFTVWQTADLGVPDRTGRLAWHRTRVEDFTPDGQRVVVGWPMVQLAYVFVHRGDPVYLGATVPDDALYVVPCEVVATVLEPQARLVLAPVGNWERMQRREHCRVAVTIAPEEILLLPAEGEPQPLRGLIVDLSAGGVRLRLSQPLRPGDRLALRFALPNATQPIGAVAVVRRVTPLEHADPPRWDHGCQFERLDRRTEDVIVRFVFQRQRECARQTRAG, encoded by the coding sequence GTGATCCAAAGGCCGCTCACGCAGCCACCTAAAGGGTTCACGGTCTGGCAGACAGCCGACCTGGGCGTCCCCGACCGCACCGGGCGGCTCGCCTGGCACCGCACCCGCGTCGAGGACTTCACGCCCGATGGCCAGCGTGTCGTGGTCGGCTGGCCGATGGTCCAGCTGGCCTACGTCTTCGTCCACCGCGGCGACCCCGTCTACCTCGGTGCCACGGTCCCGGACGACGCCCTCTACGTGGTCCCCTGCGAGGTCGTCGCGACGGTGCTCGAGCCGCAGGCACGCCTGGTCCTCGCACCCGTGGGGAACTGGGAGCGGATGCAGCGTCGCGAGCACTGCCGCGTCGCCGTGACCATCGCACCGGAAGAAATCCTGCTCCTCCCCGCCGAAGGGGAACCGCAGCCCCTGCGTGGCCTCATCGTCGACCTCAGTGCCGGCGGTGTCCGCCTCCGCCTGAGCCAGCCGCTCCGTCCGGGTGACCGGCTGGCGCTCCGCTTCGCGCTCCCCAACGCGACCCAGCCGATCGGCGCGGTTGCCGTCGTGCGGCGGGTGACGCCGCTCGAGCACGCCGACCCACCACGCTGGGATCACGGCTGCCAGTTCGAGCGGCTGGATCGCCGTACCGAGGATGTCATCGTCCGCTTCGTGTTCCAGCGCCAGCGCGAGTGCGCCAGGCAGACCCGCGCCGGCTAG
- a CDS encoding flagellin, with the protein MRIYNNVNAVNAQRNLSITGFALAKSIEKLSSGLRINRAADDAAGLSISEKLRAQIRGVMQAMRNAQDGVSMIQTAEGALNEVHSMLQRMRELAVQAANDTLTTEDRRAIYQELDNLRVEVDAIVARTSFNGKNLLDGTLVTTVAAGSEIKVGTTLTGGGETAHVFALDVSGAVPGRTYTFSYNSTTDTLTLTRSGDNVSQSITISNIAAGGSQVLNFSALGIKLTVTSTGGITADNLGAALTAGATDTITTHNGGGSANMQVGPNSTHSFNVNFSDVRVSGTASAMTTLDSAITAFSTSLSGLNSAQVTAAQNLINALDGAISYVNEVRSYLGAVQNRLEHAIANLGVQHENLTASESRIRDVDMAKEMVIFTRNQILQQAGVAVLSQANAMPQSVLQLLR; encoded by the coding sequence ATGCGGATCTACAACAACGTCAATGCGGTCAACGCCCAGCGGAACCTCTCCATCACCGGGTTCGCCCTGGCCAAGTCGATCGAGAAGCTTTCCAGCGGCTTGCGCATCAACCGGGCGGCCGACGATGCGGCCGGGCTCTCGATCTCCGAGAAGCTGCGGGCGCAGATCCGCGGCGTCATGCAGGCGATGCGCAACGCCCAGGACGGCGTCTCGATGATCCAGACGGCCGAAGGCGCGCTCAACGAAGTCCACTCCATGCTCCAGCGCATGCGCGAGCTGGCCGTCCAGGCTGCCAACGACACGCTAACGACCGAGGACCGGCGAGCGATCTATCAGGAACTGGACAACTTGCGCGTGGAAGTCGATGCGATCGTCGCTCGGACGTCCTTCAACGGGAAGAACCTCCTCGATGGCACGCTGGTCACGACGGTTGCCGCTGGAAGCGAAATCAAGGTCGGCACAACGCTCACCGGCGGGGGCGAGACGGCCCATGTCTTCGCCCTCGACGTCTCCGGTGCGGTACCGGGCAGAACCTACACGTTCTCCTACAACTCAACGACCGACACACTGACACTCACTCGCAGTGGAGACAACGTTTCTCAGTCGATCACGATCTCGAACATCGCGGCGGGTGGAAGCCAAGTTCTCAACTTCTCAGCCCTCGGCATCAAGCTGACGGTCACCAGCACTGGTGGCATCACCGCCGATAACCTCGGTGCCGCGCTGACAGCAGGGGCGACGGACACCATCACCACCCACAATGGTGGCGGCAGTGCTAACATGCAGGTAGGGCCGAACTCAACACACTCCTTCAATGTAAATTTCAGTGACGTGCGTGTCTCTGGGACAGCTTCTGCGATGACAACACTTGACTCAGCTATCACTGCCTTCTCCACGTCACTGAGTGGACTGAATTCTGCTCAGGTAACTGCTGCTCAAAACCTGATCAATGCTCTCGACGGGGCGATCAGTTACGTCAACGAGGTACGTTCTTATCTCGGTGCCGTGCAGAACCGGCTCGAGCATGCGATCGCCAACCTGGGCGTGCAGCACGAGAACCTGACCGCCTCGGAGAGCCGGATCCGCGACGTCGACATGGCGAAGGAGATGGTCATCTTCACCCGCAACCAGATCCTCCAGCAGGCGGGCGTGGCGGTCCTCTCCCAGGCCAACGCGATGCCGCAGTCGGTGCTCCAGCTCCTGCGCTAG